A region from the Flavobacteriales bacterium genome encodes:
- the ispG gene encoding (E)-4-hydroxy-3-methylbut-2-enyl-diphosphate synthase — protein MLTAASPTSYCPSLTRYERWRTREVKVGGIGIGGGNPIRVQSMTTTDTMDTAATVAQSIRMIEAGCELVRITAPSKKEAENLAEIKKQLRTQGFNAPLVADIHFTPNAAEIAARIVEKVRVNPGNYADKKKFDVHEYTDAEYDAELERIRERFTPLVRICKEHGTAMRIGTNHGSLSDRILNRYGDTPLGMVESAFEFLRVCRDENYHDIVLSMKASNTQVMVQAYRLLVHKMMALGWDYPLHLGVTEAGDGEDGRIKSAVGIGALLEDGLGDTVRVSLTEEPEAEIPVARALVDRYTDRSKHEAIPEMPRSPLLGRGVGGEVIDPFVHSRRTAREVLNTGARHVPVVMADLSNKEKITPATLFAWGYRYSVPLDKWNITDQACDYVFIGKNTIDFEIPGTLGIVQDHAVWLTNKGKERHYPFVQMKNYLGEVELHPSFNLVYATLPHLLGPDGARFMEKLKTDKTAVLLIDTYNTHGMAEQRRLFVELMNAGCDVPVIIGRAYGSLGPDDLVLHSSTDIGPLLLDGLGDGVFIADEDGGREDLVCRTAFGILQATRTRTSKTEYISCPSCGRTLFDLQETTAKIRARTSHLKGVKIGIMGCIVNGPGEMADADYGYVGTGPGVITLYKEKNVVKRNVPSERAVDELIALIKEGGDWVEVEQGGSVT, from the coding sequence ATGCTCACGGCCGCCTCGCCCACATCCTACTGTCCGTCCCTCACCCGCTACGAGCGTTGGCGCACGCGCGAGGTGAAGGTGGGCGGCATCGGCATCGGCGGCGGCAACCCCATCAGGGTGCAGAGCATGACCACCACCGACACCATGGACACGGCCGCCACGGTGGCGCAGAGCATCCGCATGATCGAAGCGGGCTGCGAACTGGTGCGCATCACCGCGCCCAGCAAGAAGGAGGCGGAGAACCTGGCCGAGATCAAGAAGCAGTTGCGAACCCAGGGCTTCAACGCGCCGTTGGTTGCCGACATCCACTTCACGCCGAACGCCGCCGAGATCGCGGCGCGCATCGTGGAGAAGGTGCGCGTGAACCCCGGCAACTACGCCGACAAGAAGAAGTTCGACGTGCACGAGTACACCGACGCGGAGTACGATGCGGAGCTGGAACGGATCCGCGAGCGGTTCACCCCGCTGGTGCGCATCTGCAAGGAGCACGGCACCGCCATGCGTATCGGCACCAATCACGGCAGCCTCAGCGATCGCATCCTGAACCGCTATGGCGACACACCGCTCGGCATGGTGGAGAGCGCCTTCGAGTTCCTGCGCGTGTGCCGCGATGAGAACTACCACGACATCGTGCTGAGCATGAAGGCCAGCAACACGCAGGTGATGGTGCAGGCCTACCGTTTGCTCGTGCACAAGATGATGGCGCTCGGCTGGGATTATCCCTTGCACCTCGGGGTTACGGAAGCCGGCGACGGTGAGGACGGCCGCATCAAGAGCGCGGTGGGCATCGGTGCGTTGCTGGAAGATGGACTGGGCGATACCGTGCGCGTATCGCTGACCGAAGAACCCGAAGCGGAGATCCCGGTGGCACGCGCGCTGGTGGATCGATATACGGACCGGTCAAAGCACGAGGCGATCCCTGAGATGCCGCGCTCCCCTCTCCTTGGGAGAGGGGTTGGGGGTGAGGTCATCGATCCTTTCGTTCACTCTCGGCGTACCGCGCGCGAGGTGCTCAACACCGGCGCGCGACATGTGCCCGTTGTGATGGCCGACCTCAGCAACAAGGAGAAGATCACACCCGCCACTCTCTTCGCATGGGGCTATCGGTACAGCGTGCCGCTCGACAAGTGGAACATCACCGATCAAGCTTGCGACTACGTGTTCATCGGGAAGAACACCATCGATTTCGAGATACCAGGCACGTTGGGCATTGTCCAGGATCATGCCGTGTGGCTTACGAACAAGGGGAAGGAGCGGCACTATCCCTTCGTGCAGATGAAGAACTACCTCGGTGAGGTGGAGCTGCACCCGTCCTTCAACCTGGTGTATGCCACCCTGCCCCATCTGCTTGGTCCTGATGGTGCGCGCTTCATGGAGAAGTTGAAGACCGACAAGACCGCCGTGCTGCTCATCGACACCTACAACACGCACGGCATGGCCGAGCAGCGTCGGCTCTTCGTGGAGTTGATGAACGCTGGTTGCGATGTGCCCGTGATCATCGGCCGCGCGTACGGCAGTCTCGGCCCCGATGATCTTGTGCTCCATAGCAGCACCGACATTGGTCCGCTGCTGCTGGATGGTCTGGGCGATGGTGTCTTCATCGCCGATGAGGACGGTGGCCGCGAGGACCTGGTTTGCCGCACGGCGTTCGGTATCCTGCAAGCCACGCGCACCCGCACCAGCAAGACCGAGTACATCAGTTGCCCCAGCTGCGGCCGCACGCTCTTCGATCTGCAGGAGACCACGGCAAAGATCCGCGCGCGCACCAGCCACCTCAAAGGAGTGAAGATCGGCATCATGGGCTGCATCGTGAACGGCCCCGGCGAGATGGCCGATGCCGACTACGGTTATGTGGGCACCGGTCCCGGCGTTATCACCCTATACAAGGAAAAGAACGTGGTGAAGCGCAACGTACCCAGCGAACGCGCGGTGGACGAATTGATCGCATTGATCAAAGAAGGAGGGGATTGGGTGGAGGTGGAGCAGGGCGGGTCAGTTACTTGA
- a CDS encoding chromophore lyase CpcT/CpeT gives MIGSYSSAAQAERDTNYFNIELEMMRIWPKETDGIWLYVEQAAASKKDKPYRQRIYHLRQVDDTTFVSTVCNLDSMKNFMGAYRDVSRFDALTPADAKVLEGCAITLHYRNGRFVGSTHERDCRNAWGKATYATSEVDIGPDGMVSWDRGYDDTHTQVWGAENRGYEFVKKR, from the coding sequence ATGATCGGCAGTTATTCCAGCGCCGCCCAAGCCGAACGCGACACCAACTACTTCAACATCGAACTGGAGATGATGCGCATCTGGCCGAAGGAGACCGATGGCATCTGGCTGTACGTGGAGCAGGCCGCTGCTTCCAAGAAAGACAAGCCTTATCGCCAGCGCATCTACCATCTCCGGCAGGTGGACGACACCACCTTCGTCAGCACGGTGTGCAACCTGGACAGCATGAAGAACTTCATGGGTGCCTATCGTGACGTGTCGCGGTTCGATGCGCTGACACCCGCGGACGCCAAGGTGCTGGAGGGTTGTGCCATCACCTTGCACTACCGCAATGGCCGCTTCGTGGGCAGCACGCACGAGCGCGATTGCCGCAATGCTTGGGGCAAAGCCACCTACGCCACCAGCGAGGTGGACATCGGCCCCGACGGCATGGTGAGCTGGGACCGCGGCTACGACGACACACACACGCAGGTGTGGGGTGCGGAGAACCGCGGGTATGAATTCGTGAAGAAGCGCTGA